A stretch of Rhinopithecus roxellana isolate Shanxi Qingling chromosome 12, ASM756505v1, whole genome shotgun sequence DNA encodes these proteins:
- the NFKBID gene encoding NF-kappa-B inhibitor delta isoform X3: MALEESGGIYVPVFPRGRARRVLKPTACAPPPPHLGDLRPLITSPPVLSRTVSRGERSHCPTQTVKKLLEEQRRRQQQQPDPGGVQGQFLPPPEQPLTPSVNEAVTDWDPNTHAAYTDSPYSCPASAAESFLPPDFYPPSDPGQPCPFPQGMEDPPDTRFYAESSLPQAGSWRVSTLPSGPPQFPAVVPGPSLEAARAHILALGPQQLLAQDEEGDTLLHLFAARGLRWAAYAAAEVLQVYRHLDIREHKGKTPLLVAAAANQPLIVEDLLNLGAEPNATDHQGRSVLHVAATYGLPGVLLAVLNSGVQVDLEARDFEGLTPLHTAILALNVAMRPSDLCPRVLSTQARDRLDCVHMLLQMGANHTSQEIKSNKTVLHLAVQAANPTLVQLLLELPRGDLRTFVNMKAHGNTALHMAAALPPGPAQEAIVRHLLAAGADPTLRNLENEQPVHLLRPGPGPEGLRQLLKRSRVAPPGLSS, from the exons ATGGCTTTGGAGGAGTCAGGCGGCATCTATGTGCCAGTTTTTCCGCGCGGGAGGGCGAGGAGGGTACTCAAACCCACTGCCTGCGCGCCACCCCCGCCGCATTTAGGTGACTTAAGACCCTTGATAACTTCTCCCCCCGTCCTCTCCCGCACAGTGAGCAGGGGTGAGCGCAGTCACTGCCCTACGCAAACCGTGAAGAAGCTTCTGGAAGAGCAGAGGCGccgccagcagcagcagccggACCCTGGCGGGGTGCAG GGACAATTTCTCCCTCCCCCAGAGCAGCCCCTGACCCCATCTGTGAATGAGGCTGTGACTG ACTGGGACCCCAACACGCATGCTGCCTACACAGACAGCCCCTACTCTTGCCCTGCTTCTGCTGCCGAAAGTTTCCTGCCTCCTGACTTCTACCCACCCTCGGACCCAGGGCAGCCGTGCCCATTTCCCCAGGGCATGGAG GACCCCCCGGACACCCGGTTCTATGCAGAATCTTCCCTACCACAGGCAGGATCCTGGAGAGTTTCTACACTCCCTTCGGGACCCCCACAGTTCCCCGCTGTGGTCCCTGGACCATCGCTGGAGGCGGCCCGCGCTCACATACTGGCTTTGGGGCCACAACAGCTGCTGGCCCAGGATGAGGAGGGGGACAC GCTCCTTCACCTGTTTGCGGCTCGGGGGCTGCGCTGGGCAGCATATGCTGCGGCTGAGGTGCTCCAGGTGTACCGGCATCTTGACATTCGTGAGCATAAGGGCAAG ACCCCTCTCCTGGTGGCGGCTGCTGCCAACCAGCCCCTGATTGTGGAGGATCTGCtgaacctgggagcagagccCAATGCCACTGACCATCAGGGACGTTCGGTCTTGCACGTGGCCGCTACCTACGGGCTCCCAGGAGTTCTCTTG gcTGTGCTTAACTCCGGGGTCCAGGTTGACCTGGAAGCCAGAGACTTCGAGG GCCTCACCCCGCTCCACACGGCCATCCTGGCCCTTAACGTTGCTATGCGCCCTTCTGACCTCTGCCCCCGGGTGCTGAGCACACAGGCCCGAGACAGACTGGATTGTGTccacatgttgctgcaaatgggtGCTAATCACACCAGCCAG GAGATCAAGAGCAACAAGACAGTTCTGCACTTGGCCGTGCAGGCTGCCAACCCCACTCTGGTTCAGCTGCTGCTGGAGCTGCCCCGGGGAGACCTGCGGACCTTTGTCAACATGAAG GCCCACGGGAACACAGCCCTCCACATGGCGGCTGCTCTGCCCCCTGGGCCGGCCCAGGAGGCCATCGTGCGGCACCTGTTGGCAGCTGGGGCGGACCCCACACTGCGCAACCTGGAGAATGAGCAGCCTGTTCACCTGCTGCGGCCCGGGCCGGGCCCTGAGGGG CTCCGGCAGCTGTTGAAGAGGAGCCGTGTGGCGCCACCAGGCCTGTCCTCTTAG
- the NFKBID gene encoding NF-kappa-B inhibitor delta isoform X4 — MALEESGGIYVPVFPRGRARRVLKPTACAPPPPHLGDLRPLITSPPVLSRTVSRGERSHCPTQTVKKLLEEQRRRQQQQPDPGGVQGQFLPPPEQPLTPSVNEAVTGHPPFPAHSETVGSGLSSLSLPMGFPDWDPNTHAAYTDSPYSCPASAAESFLPPDFYPPSDPGQPCPFPQGMEDPPDTRFYAESSLPQAGSWRVSTLPSGPPQFPAVVPGPSLEAARAHILALGPQQLLAQDEEGDTLLHLFAARGLRWAAYAAAEVLQVYRHLDIREHKGKAVLNSGVQVDLEARDFEGLTPLHTAILALNVAMRPSDLCPRVLSTQARDRLDCVHMLLQMGANHTSQEIKSNKTVLHLAVQAANPTLVQLLLELPRGDLRTFVNMKAHGNTALHMAAALPPGPAQEAIVRHLLAAGADPTLRNLENEQPVHLLRPGPGPEGLRQLLKRSRVAPPGLSS, encoded by the exons ATGGCTTTGGAGGAGTCAGGCGGCATCTATGTGCCAGTTTTTCCGCGCGGGAGGGCGAGGAGGGTACTCAAACCCACTGCCTGCGCGCCACCCCCGCCGCATTTAGGTGACTTAAGACCCTTGATAACTTCTCCCCCCGTCCTCTCCCGCACAGTGAGCAGGGGTGAGCGCAGTCACTGCCCTACGCAAACCGTGAAGAAGCTTCTGGAAGAGCAGAGGCGccgccagcagcagcagccggACCCTGGCGGGGTGCAG GGACAATTTCTCCCTCCCCCAGAGCAGCCCCTGACCCCATCTGTGAATGAGGCTGTGACTG GCCACCCTCCCTTCCCAGCACACTCGGAGACTGTGGGTTCTGGACTTAGCAGCCTGAGTCTCCCCATGGGCTTTCCAGACTGGGACCCCAACACGCATGCTGCCTACACAGACAGCCCCTACTCTTGCCCTGCTTCTGCTGCCGAAAGTTTCCTGCCTCCTGACTTCTACCCACCCTCGGACCCAGGGCAGCCGTGCCCATTTCCCCAGGGCATGGAG GACCCCCCGGACACCCGGTTCTATGCAGAATCTTCCCTACCACAGGCAGGATCCTGGAGAGTTTCTACACTCCCTTCGGGACCCCCACAGTTCCCCGCTGTGGTCCCTGGACCATCGCTGGAGGCGGCCCGCGCTCACATACTGGCTTTGGGGCCACAACAGCTGCTGGCCCAGGATGAGGAGGGGGACAC GCTCCTTCACCTGTTTGCGGCTCGGGGGCTGCGCTGGGCAGCATATGCTGCGGCTGAGGTGCTCCAGGTGTACCGGCATCTTGACATTCGTGAGCATAAGGGCAAG gcTGTGCTTAACTCCGGGGTCCAGGTTGACCTGGAAGCCAGAGACTTCGAGG GCCTCACCCCGCTCCACACGGCCATCCTGGCCCTTAACGTTGCTATGCGCCCTTCTGACCTCTGCCCCCGGGTGCTGAGCACACAGGCCCGAGACAGACTGGATTGTGTccacatgttgctgcaaatgggtGCTAATCACACCAGCCAG GAGATCAAGAGCAACAAGACAGTTCTGCACTTGGCCGTGCAGGCTGCCAACCCCACTCTGGTTCAGCTGCTGCTGGAGCTGCCCCGGGGAGACCTGCGGACCTTTGTCAACATGAAG GCCCACGGGAACACAGCCCTCCACATGGCGGCTGCTCTGCCCCCTGGGCCGGCCCAGGAGGCCATCGTGCGGCACCTGTTGGCAGCTGGGGCGGACCCCACACTGCGCAACCTGGAGAATGAGCAGCCTGTTCACCTGCTGCGGCCCGGGCCGGGCCCTGAGGGG CTCCGGCAGCTGTTGAAGAGGAGCCGTGTGGCGCCACCAGGCCTGTCCTCTTAG
- the NFKBID gene encoding NF-kappa-B inhibitor delta isoform X1, translating to MALEESGGIYVPVFPRGRARRVLKPTACAPPPPHLGDLRPLITSPPVLSRTVSRGERSHCPTQTVKKLLEEQRRRQQQQPDPGGVQGQFLPPPEQPLTPSVNEAVTGHPPFPAHSETVGSGLSSLSLPMGFPDWDPNTHAAYTDSPYSCPASAAESFLPPDFYPPSDPGQPCPFPQGMEDPPDTRFYAESSLPQAGSWRVSTLPSGPPQFPAVVPGPSLEAARAHILALGPQQLLAQDEEGDTLLHLFAARGLRWAAYAAAEVLQVYRHLDIREHKGKTPLLVAAAANQPLIVEDLLNLGAEPNATDHQGRSVLHVAATYGLPGVLLAVLNSGVQVDLEARDFEGLTPLHTAILALNVAMRPSDLCPRVLSTQARDRLDCVHMLLQMGANHTSQEIKSNKTVLHLAVQAANPTLVQLLLELPRGDLRTFVNMKAHGNTALHMAAALPPGPAQEAIVRHLLAAGADPTLRNLENEQPVHLLRPGPGPEGLRQLLKRSRVAPPGLSS from the exons ATGGCTTTGGAGGAGTCAGGCGGCATCTATGTGCCAGTTTTTCCGCGCGGGAGGGCGAGGAGGGTACTCAAACCCACTGCCTGCGCGCCACCCCCGCCGCATTTAGGTGACTTAAGACCCTTGATAACTTCTCCCCCCGTCCTCTCCCGCACAGTGAGCAGGGGTGAGCGCAGTCACTGCCCTACGCAAACCGTGAAGAAGCTTCTGGAAGAGCAGAGGCGccgccagcagcagcagccggACCCTGGCGGGGTGCAG GGACAATTTCTCCCTCCCCCAGAGCAGCCCCTGACCCCATCTGTGAATGAGGCTGTGACTG GCCACCCTCCCTTCCCAGCACACTCGGAGACTGTGGGTTCTGGACTTAGCAGCCTGAGTCTCCCCATGGGCTTTCCAGACTGGGACCCCAACACGCATGCTGCCTACACAGACAGCCCCTACTCTTGCCCTGCTTCTGCTGCCGAAAGTTTCCTGCCTCCTGACTTCTACCCACCCTCGGACCCAGGGCAGCCGTGCCCATTTCCCCAGGGCATGGAG GACCCCCCGGACACCCGGTTCTATGCAGAATCTTCCCTACCACAGGCAGGATCCTGGAGAGTTTCTACACTCCCTTCGGGACCCCCACAGTTCCCCGCTGTGGTCCCTGGACCATCGCTGGAGGCGGCCCGCGCTCACATACTGGCTTTGGGGCCACAACAGCTGCTGGCCCAGGATGAGGAGGGGGACAC GCTCCTTCACCTGTTTGCGGCTCGGGGGCTGCGCTGGGCAGCATATGCTGCGGCTGAGGTGCTCCAGGTGTACCGGCATCTTGACATTCGTGAGCATAAGGGCAAG ACCCCTCTCCTGGTGGCGGCTGCTGCCAACCAGCCCCTGATTGTGGAGGATCTGCtgaacctgggagcagagccCAATGCCACTGACCATCAGGGACGTTCGGTCTTGCACGTGGCCGCTACCTACGGGCTCCCAGGAGTTCTCTTG gcTGTGCTTAACTCCGGGGTCCAGGTTGACCTGGAAGCCAGAGACTTCGAGG GCCTCACCCCGCTCCACACGGCCATCCTGGCCCTTAACGTTGCTATGCGCCCTTCTGACCTCTGCCCCCGGGTGCTGAGCACACAGGCCCGAGACAGACTGGATTGTGTccacatgttgctgcaaatgggtGCTAATCACACCAGCCAG GAGATCAAGAGCAACAAGACAGTTCTGCACTTGGCCGTGCAGGCTGCCAACCCCACTCTGGTTCAGCTGCTGCTGGAGCTGCCCCGGGGAGACCTGCGGACCTTTGTCAACATGAAG GCCCACGGGAACACAGCCCTCCACATGGCGGCTGCTCTGCCCCCTGGGCCGGCCCAGGAGGCCATCGTGCGGCACCTGTTGGCAGCTGGGGCGGACCCCACACTGCGCAACCTGGAGAATGAGCAGCCTGTTCACCTGCTGCGGCCCGGGCCGGGCCCTGAGGGG CTCCGGCAGCTGTTGAAGAGGAGCCGTGTGGCGCCACCAGGCCTGTCCTCTTAG
- the NFKBID gene encoding NF-kappa-B inhibitor delta isoform X2 translates to MALEESGGIYVPVFPRGRARRVLKPTACAPPPPHLGDLRPLITSPPVLSRTVSRGERSHCPTQTVKKLLEEQRRRQQQQPDPGGVQGQFLPPPEQPLTPSVNEAVTGHPPFPAHSETVGSGLSSLSLPMGFPDWDPNTHAAYTDSPYSCPASAAESFLPPDFYPPSDPGQPCPFPQGMEAGSWRVSTLPSGPPQFPAVVPGPSLEAARAHILALGPQQLLAQDEEGDTLLHLFAARGLRWAAYAAAEVLQVYRHLDIREHKGKTPLLVAAAANQPLIVEDLLNLGAEPNATDHQGRSVLHVAATYGLPGVLLAVLNSGVQVDLEARDFEGLTPLHTAILALNVAMRPSDLCPRVLSTQARDRLDCVHMLLQMGANHTSQEIKSNKTVLHLAVQAANPTLVQLLLELPRGDLRTFVNMKAHGNTALHMAAALPPGPAQEAIVRHLLAAGADPTLRNLENEQPVHLLRPGPGPEGLRQLLKRSRVAPPGLSS, encoded by the exons ATGGCTTTGGAGGAGTCAGGCGGCATCTATGTGCCAGTTTTTCCGCGCGGGAGGGCGAGGAGGGTACTCAAACCCACTGCCTGCGCGCCACCCCCGCCGCATTTAGGTGACTTAAGACCCTTGATAACTTCTCCCCCCGTCCTCTCCCGCACAGTGAGCAGGGGTGAGCGCAGTCACTGCCCTACGCAAACCGTGAAGAAGCTTCTGGAAGAGCAGAGGCGccgccagcagcagcagccggACCCTGGCGGGGTGCAG GGACAATTTCTCCCTCCCCCAGAGCAGCCCCTGACCCCATCTGTGAATGAGGCTGTGACTG GCCACCCTCCCTTCCCAGCACACTCGGAGACTGTGGGTTCTGGACTTAGCAGCCTGAGTCTCCCCATGGGCTTTCCAGACTGGGACCCCAACACGCATGCTGCCTACACAGACAGCCCCTACTCTTGCCCTGCTTCTGCTGCCGAAAGTTTCCTGCCTCCTGACTTCTACCCACCCTCGGACCCAGGGCAGCCGTGCCCATTTCCCCAGGGCATGGAG GCAGGATCCTGGAGAGTTTCTACACTCCCTTCGGGACCCCCACAGTTCCCCGCTGTGGTCCCTGGACCATCGCTGGAGGCGGCCCGCGCTCACATACTGGCTTTGGGGCCACAACAGCTGCTGGCCCAGGATGAGGAGGGGGACAC GCTCCTTCACCTGTTTGCGGCTCGGGGGCTGCGCTGGGCAGCATATGCTGCGGCTGAGGTGCTCCAGGTGTACCGGCATCTTGACATTCGTGAGCATAAGGGCAAG ACCCCTCTCCTGGTGGCGGCTGCTGCCAACCAGCCCCTGATTGTGGAGGATCTGCtgaacctgggagcagagccCAATGCCACTGACCATCAGGGACGTTCGGTCTTGCACGTGGCCGCTACCTACGGGCTCCCAGGAGTTCTCTTG gcTGTGCTTAACTCCGGGGTCCAGGTTGACCTGGAAGCCAGAGACTTCGAGG GCCTCACCCCGCTCCACACGGCCATCCTGGCCCTTAACGTTGCTATGCGCCCTTCTGACCTCTGCCCCCGGGTGCTGAGCACACAGGCCCGAGACAGACTGGATTGTGTccacatgttgctgcaaatgggtGCTAATCACACCAGCCAG GAGATCAAGAGCAACAAGACAGTTCTGCACTTGGCCGTGCAGGCTGCCAACCCCACTCTGGTTCAGCTGCTGCTGGAGCTGCCCCGGGGAGACCTGCGGACCTTTGTCAACATGAAG GCCCACGGGAACACAGCCCTCCACATGGCGGCTGCTCTGCCCCCTGGGCCGGCCCAGGAGGCCATCGTGCGGCACCTGTTGGCAGCTGGGGCGGACCCCACACTGCGCAACCTGGAGAATGAGCAGCCTGTTCACCTGCTGCGGCCCGGGCCGGGCCCTGAGGGG CTCCGGCAGCTGTTGAAGAGGAGCCGTGTGGCGCCACCAGGCCTGTCCTCTTAG
- the NFKBID gene encoding NF-kappa-B inhibitor delta isoform X7: MKWMWVCLRGILDSQAFWREKLRRWECLLAEMKVSRGERSHCPTQTVKKLLEEQRRRQQQQPDPGGVQGQFLPPPEQPLTPSVNEAVTGHPPFPAHSETVGSGLSSLSLPMGFPDWDPNTHAAYTDSPYSCPASAAESFLPPDFYPPSDPGQPCPFPQGMEAGSWRVSTLPSGPPQFPAVVPGPSLEAARAHILALGPQQLLAQDEEGDTLLHLFAARGLRWAAYAAAEVLQVYRHLDIREHKGKTPLLVAAAANQPLIVEDLLNLGAEPNATDHQGRSVLHVAATYGLPGVLLAVLNSGVQVDLEARDFEGLTPLHTAILALNVAMRPSDLCPRVLSTQARDRLDCVHMLLQMGANHTSQEIKSNKTVLHLAVQAANPTLVQLLLELPRGDLRTFVNMKAHGNTALHMAAALPPGPAQEAIVRHLLAAGADPTLRNLENEQPVHLLRPGPGPEGLRQLLKRSRVAPPGLSS; the protein is encoded by the exons TGAGCAGGGGTGAGCGCAGTCACTGCCCTACGCAAACCGTGAAGAAGCTTCTGGAAGAGCAGAGGCGccgccagcagcagcagccggACCCTGGCGGGGTGCAG GGACAATTTCTCCCTCCCCCAGAGCAGCCCCTGACCCCATCTGTGAATGAGGCTGTGACTG GCCACCCTCCCTTCCCAGCACACTCGGAGACTGTGGGTTCTGGACTTAGCAGCCTGAGTCTCCCCATGGGCTTTCCAGACTGGGACCCCAACACGCATGCTGCCTACACAGACAGCCCCTACTCTTGCCCTGCTTCTGCTGCCGAAAGTTTCCTGCCTCCTGACTTCTACCCACCCTCGGACCCAGGGCAGCCGTGCCCATTTCCCCAGGGCATGGAG GCAGGATCCTGGAGAGTTTCTACACTCCCTTCGGGACCCCCACAGTTCCCCGCTGTGGTCCCTGGACCATCGCTGGAGGCGGCCCGCGCTCACATACTGGCTTTGGGGCCACAACAGCTGCTGGCCCAGGATGAGGAGGGGGACAC GCTCCTTCACCTGTTTGCGGCTCGGGGGCTGCGCTGGGCAGCATATGCTGCGGCTGAGGTGCTCCAGGTGTACCGGCATCTTGACATTCGTGAGCATAAGGGCAAG ACCCCTCTCCTGGTGGCGGCTGCTGCCAACCAGCCCCTGATTGTGGAGGATCTGCtgaacctgggagcagagccCAATGCCACTGACCATCAGGGACGTTCGGTCTTGCACGTGGCCGCTACCTACGGGCTCCCAGGAGTTCTCTTG gcTGTGCTTAACTCCGGGGTCCAGGTTGACCTGGAAGCCAGAGACTTCGAGG GCCTCACCCCGCTCCACACGGCCATCCTGGCCCTTAACGTTGCTATGCGCCCTTCTGACCTCTGCCCCCGGGTGCTGAGCACACAGGCCCGAGACAGACTGGATTGTGTccacatgttgctgcaaatgggtGCTAATCACACCAGCCAG GAGATCAAGAGCAACAAGACAGTTCTGCACTTGGCCGTGCAGGCTGCCAACCCCACTCTGGTTCAGCTGCTGCTGGAGCTGCCCCGGGGAGACCTGCGGACCTTTGTCAACATGAAG GCCCACGGGAACACAGCCCTCCACATGGCGGCTGCTCTGCCCCCTGGGCCGGCCCAGGAGGCCATCGTGCGGCACCTGTTGGCAGCTGGGGCGGACCCCACACTGCGCAACCTGGAGAATGAGCAGCCTGTTCACCTGCTGCGGCCCGGGCCGGGCCCTGAGGGG CTCCGGCAGCTGTTGAAGAGGAGCCGTGTGGCGCCACCAGGCCTGTCCTCTTAG
- the NFKBID gene encoding NF-kappa-B inhibitor delta isoform X5: MGFPDWDPNTHAAYTDSPYSCPASAAESFLPPDFYPPSDPGQPCPFPQGMEDPPDTRFYAESSLPQAGSWRVSTLPSGPPQFPAVVPGPSLEAARAHILALGPQQLLAQDEEGDTLLHLFAARGLRWAAYAAAEVLQVYRHLDIREHKGKTPLLVAAAANQPLIVEDLLNLGAEPNATDHQGRSVLHVAATYGLPGVLLAVLNSGVQVDLEARDFEGLTPLHTAILALNVAMRPSDLCPRVLSTQARDRLDCVHMLLQMGANHTSQEIKSNKTVLHLAVQAANPTLVQLLLELPRGDLRTFVNMKAHGNTALHMAAALPPGPAQEAIVRHLLAAGADPTLRNLENEQPVHLLRPGPGPEGLRQLLKRSRVAPPGLSS; the protein is encoded by the exons ATGGGCTTTCCAGACTGGGACCCCAACACGCATGCTGCCTACACAGACAGCCCCTACTCTTGCCCTGCTTCTGCTGCCGAAAGTTTCCTGCCTCCTGACTTCTACCCACCCTCGGACCCAGGGCAGCCGTGCCCATTTCCCCAGGGCATGGAG GACCCCCCGGACACCCGGTTCTATGCAGAATCTTCCCTACCACAGGCAGGATCCTGGAGAGTTTCTACACTCCCTTCGGGACCCCCACAGTTCCCCGCTGTGGTCCCTGGACCATCGCTGGAGGCGGCCCGCGCTCACATACTGGCTTTGGGGCCACAACAGCTGCTGGCCCAGGATGAGGAGGGGGACAC GCTCCTTCACCTGTTTGCGGCTCGGGGGCTGCGCTGGGCAGCATATGCTGCGGCTGAGGTGCTCCAGGTGTACCGGCATCTTGACATTCGTGAGCATAAGGGCAAG ACCCCTCTCCTGGTGGCGGCTGCTGCCAACCAGCCCCTGATTGTGGAGGATCTGCtgaacctgggagcagagccCAATGCCACTGACCATCAGGGACGTTCGGTCTTGCACGTGGCCGCTACCTACGGGCTCCCAGGAGTTCTCTTG gcTGTGCTTAACTCCGGGGTCCAGGTTGACCTGGAAGCCAGAGACTTCGAGG GCCTCACCCCGCTCCACACGGCCATCCTGGCCCTTAACGTTGCTATGCGCCCTTCTGACCTCTGCCCCCGGGTGCTGAGCACACAGGCCCGAGACAGACTGGATTGTGTccacatgttgctgcaaatgggtGCTAATCACACCAGCCAG GAGATCAAGAGCAACAAGACAGTTCTGCACTTGGCCGTGCAGGCTGCCAACCCCACTCTGGTTCAGCTGCTGCTGGAGCTGCCCCGGGGAGACCTGCGGACCTTTGTCAACATGAAG GCCCACGGGAACACAGCCCTCCACATGGCGGCTGCTCTGCCCCCTGGGCCGGCCCAGGAGGCCATCGTGCGGCACCTGTTGGCAGCTGGGGCGGACCCCACACTGCGCAACCTGGAGAATGAGCAGCCTGTTCACCTGCTGCGGCCCGGGCCGGGCCCTGAGGGG CTCCGGCAGCTGTTGAAGAGGAGCCGTGTGGCGCCACCAGGCCTGTCCTCTTAG
- the NFKBID gene encoding NF-kappa-B inhibitor delta isoform X6: MGFPDWDPNTHAAYTDSPYSCPASAAESFLPPDFYPPSDPGQPCPFPQGMEAGSWRVSTLPSGPPQFPAVVPGPSLEAARAHILALGPQQLLAQDEEGDTLLHLFAARGLRWAAYAAAEVLQVYRHLDIREHKGKTPLLVAAAANQPLIVEDLLNLGAEPNATDHQGRSVLHVAATYGLPGVLLAVLNSGVQVDLEARDFEGLTPLHTAILALNVAMRPSDLCPRVLSTQARDRLDCVHMLLQMGANHTSQEIKSNKTVLHLAVQAANPTLVQLLLELPRGDLRTFVNMKAHGNTALHMAAALPPGPAQEAIVRHLLAAGADPTLRNLENEQPVHLLRPGPGPEGLRQLLKRSRVAPPGLSS, translated from the exons ATGGGCTTTCCAGACTGGGACCCCAACACGCATGCTGCCTACACAGACAGCCCCTACTCTTGCCCTGCTTCTGCTGCCGAAAGTTTCCTGCCTCCTGACTTCTACCCACCCTCGGACCCAGGGCAGCCGTGCCCATTTCCCCAGGGCATGGAG GCAGGATCCTGGAGAGTTTCTACACTCCCTTCGGGACCCCCACAGTTCCCCGCTGTGGTCCCTGGACCATCGCTGGAGGCGGCCCGCGCTCACATACTGGCTTTGGGGCCACAACAGCTGCTGGCCCAGGATGAGGAGGGGGACAC GCTCCTTCACCTGTTTGCGGCTCGGGGGCTGCGCTGGGCAGCATATGCTGCGGCTGAGGTGCTCCAGGTGTACCGGCATCTTGACATTCGTGAGCATAAGGGCAAG ACCCCTCTCCTGGTGGCGGCTGCTGCCAACCAGCCCCTGATTGTGGAGGATCTGCtgaacctgggagcagagccCAATGCCACTGACCATCAGGGACGTTCGGTCTTGCACGTGGCCGCTACCTACGGGCTCCCAGGAGTTCTCTTG gcTGTGCTTAACTCCGGGGTCCAGGTTGACCTGGAAGCCAGAGACTTCGAGG GCCTCACCCCGCTCCACACGGCCATCCTGGCCCTTAACGTTGCTATGCGCCCTTCTGACCTCTGCCCCCGGGTGCTGAGCACACAGGCCCGAGACAGACTGGATTGTGTccacatgttgctgcaaatgggtGCTAATCACACCAGCCAG GAGATCAAGAGCAACAAGACAGTTCTGCACTTGGCCGTGCAGGCTGCCAACCCCACTCTGGTTCAGCTGCTGCTGGAGCTGCCCCGGGGAGACCTGCGGACCTTTGTCAACATGAAG GCCCACGGGAACACAGCCCTCCACATGGCGGCTGCTCTGCCCCCTGGGCCGGCCCAGGAGGCCATCGTGCGGCACCTGTTGGCAGCTGGGGCGGACCCCACACTGCGCAACCTGGAGAATGAGCAGCCTGTTCACCTGCTGCGGCCCGGGCCGGGCCCTGAGGGG CTCCGGCAGCTGTTGAAGAGGAGCCGTGTGGCGCCACCAGGCCTGTCCTCTTAG